One segment of Myotis daubentonii chromosome 11, mMyoDau2.1, whole genome shotgun sequence DNA contains the following:
- the TRAF1 gene encoding TNF receptor-associated factor 1 isoform X3, protein MQEHEVTSQATHLNLLLEFMKQWKAQLGSGLGSGPMALERNLSDLQLQAAVEVTGDLEVDCYRAPCSESQEELALQHFMKEKLLADLEGKLRVFENIVAVLNKEVEASHLALAASIQQSQLDRELILSLEQRVADLHQTLAQKDQALGKLEQSLRLMEEASFDGTFLWKITNVTRRCHESACGRTVSLFSPAFYTAKYGYKLCLRLYLNGDGTGKRTHLSLFIVIMKGEYDALLPWPFRNKVTFMLLDQNNREHAIDAFRPDLSSVSFQRPQSETNVASGCPLFFPLSRLQSPKHAYVKDDTMFLKCIVETSA, encoded by the exons ATGCAGGAGCATGAGGTCACCTCTCAGGCCACCCACCTAAACCTGCTGTTGGAGTTCATGAAACAGTGGAAGGCCCAgctgggctcaggcctggggTCAGGCCCCATGGCCCTGGAGCGGAATCTGTCAGACCTGCAGCTGCAAGCAGCCGTGGAGGTGACTGGGGACCTGGAGGTGGACTGCTACCGGGCACCCTGCTCTGAGAGCCAGGAGGAGTTGGCCCTGCAGCACTTCATGAAGGAGAAGCTCCTGGCTGACCTGGAGGGGAAGCTGCGCGTGTTTGAGAATATTGTCGCCGTCCTCAACAAGGAGGTAGAGGCCTCCcacctggccctggctgcctccaTCCAGCAGAGCCAGCTGGACCGCGAGCTCATCCTAAGCTTGGAACAGAGG GTGGCGGATTTGCATCAGACACTGGCCCAGAAAGACCAGGCCCTGGGCAAGCTGGAGCAGAGCCTGCGCCTCATGGAGGAGGCCTCCTTCGATGGCACCTTCCTGTGGAAGATCACCAACGTCACCCGGCGGTGCCACGAGTCGGCCTGCGGCAGGACCGTCAGCCTCTTCTCTCCAG CTTTCTACACTGCCAAGTACGGCTACAAGTTGTGCCTGAGGCTCTACTTGAATGGCGACGGGACGGGAAAGAGGACCCACCTGTCGCTCTTCATCGTGATCATGAAAGGGGAGTATGATGCTCTGCTGCCGTGGCCTTTCCGGAACAAG GTCACCTTCATGCTCCTGGACCAGAACAACCGTGAGCACGCCATTGATGCCTTCCGGCCCGACCTGAGCTCAGTGTCCTTCCAACGGCCCCAGAGTGAAACCAACGTGGCCAGCGGCTGCCCGCTCTTCTTCCCTCTCAGCAGGCTGCAGTCGCCCAAGCACGCCTACGTGAAGGACGACACCATGTTCCTCAAGTGCATCGTGGAGACAAGTGCTTAG
- the TRAF1 gene encoding TNF receptor-associated factor 1 isoform X1, translated as MASGSASSPRPAPDENEFPFGCPPTVCQDPPEPRALCCTACLSENLRNGEDRACPKCRGDDSQSVSPGSLMSQEKDHPEVAADGVGCPFAGVGCSFKGSAKFMQEHEVTSQATHLNLLLEFMKQWKAQLGSGLGSGPMALERNLSDLQLQAAVEVTGDLEVDCYRAPCSESQEELALQHFMKEKLLADLEGKLRVFENIVAVLNKEVEASHLALAASIQQSQLDRELILSLEQRVADLHQTLAQKDQALGKLEQSLRLMEEASFDGTFLWKITNVTRRCHESACGRTVSLFSPAFYTAKYGYKLCLRLYLNGDGTGKRTHLSLFIVIMKGEYDALLPWPFRNKVTFMLLDQNNREHAIDAFRPDLSSVSFQRPQSETNVASGCPLFFPLSRLQSPKHAYVKDDTMFLKCIVETSA; from the exons ATGGCCTCTGGCTCAGCCAgcagcccccgcccagcccctgatGAGAACGAGTTTCCCTTTGGGTGCCCTCCCACCGTCTGCCAGGACCCACCAGAGCCCAGGGCCCTCTGCTGCACCGCCTGTCTCTCTGAGAACTTGAG GAACGGCGAGGATCGGGCCTGTCCCAAGTGCAGAGGAGACGATTCCCAATCTGTAAGCCCGGGGAGCCTTATGTCTCAGGAGAAG GATCACCCTGAGGTGGCTGCAGATGGAGTTGGGTGCCCCTTTGCAGGTGTTGGCTGCTCCTTCAAG GGGAGCGCAAAATTCATGCAGGAGCATGAGGTCACCTCTCAGGCCACCCACCTAAACCTGCTGTTGGAGTTCATGAAACAGTGGAAGGCCCAgctgggctcaggcctggggTCAGGCCCCATGGCCCTGGAGCGGAATCTGTCAGACCTGCAGCTGCAAGCAGCCGTGGAGGTGACTGGGGACCTGGAGGTGGACTGCTACCGGGCACCCTGCTCTGAGAGCCAGGAGGAGTTGGCCCTGCAGCACTTCATGAAGGAGAAGCTCCTGGCTGACCTGGAGGGGAAGCTGCGCGTGTTTGAGAATATTGTCGCCGTCCTCAACAAGGAGGTAGAGGCCTCCcacctggccctggctgcctccaTCCAGCAGAGCCAGCTGGACCGCGAGCTCATCCTAAGCTTGGAACAGAGG GTGGCGGATTTGCATCAGACACTGGCCCAGAAAGACCAGGCCCTGGGCAAGCTGGAGCAGAGCCTGCGCCTCATGGAGGAGGCCTCCTTCGATGGCACCTTCCTGTGGAAGATCACCAACGTCACCCGGCGGTGCCACGAGTCGGCCTGCGGCAGGACCGTCAGCCTCTTCTCTCCAG CTTTCTACACTGCCAAGTACGGCTACAAGTTGTGCCTGAGGCTCTACTTGAATGGCGACGGGACGGGAAAGAGGACCCACCTGTCGCTCTTCATCGTGATCATGAAAGGGGAGTATGATGCTCTGCTGCCGTGGCCTTTCCGGAACAAG GTCACCTTCATGCTCCTGGACCAGAACAACCGTGAGCACGCCATTGATGCCTTCCGGCCCGACCTGAGCTCAGTGTCCTTCCAACGGCCCCAGAGTGAAACCAACGTGGCCAGCGGCTGCCCGCTCTTCTTCCCTCTCAGCAGGCTGCAGTCGCCCAAGCACGCCTACGTGAAGGACGACACCATGTTCCTCAAGTGCATCGTGGAGACAAGTGCTTAG
- the TRAF1 gene encoding TNF receptor-associated factor 1 isoform X2, with the protein MSQEKDHPEVAADGVGCPFAGVGCSFKGSAKFMQEHEVTSQATHLNLLLEFMKQWKAQLGSGLGSGPMALERNLSDLQLQAAVEVTGDLEVDCYRAPCSESQEELALQHFMKEKLLADLEGKLRVFENIVAVLNKEVEASHLALAASIQQSQLDRELILSLEQRVADLHQTLAQKDQALGKLEQSLRLMEEASFDGTFLWKITNVTRRCHESACGRTVSLFSPAFYTAKYGYKLCLRLYLNGDGTGKRTHLSLFIVIMKGEYDALLPWPFRNKVTFMLLDQNNREHAIDAFRPDLSSVSFQRPQSETNVASGCPLFFPLSRLQSPKHAYVKDDTMFLKCIVETSA; encoded by the exons ATGTCTCAGGAGAAG GATCACCCTGAGGTGGCTGCAGATGGAGTTGGGTGCCCCTTTGCAGGTGTTGGCTGCTCCTTCAAG GGGAGCGCAAAATTCATGCAGGAGCATGAGGTCACCTCTCAGGCCACCCACCTAAACCTGCTGTTGGAGTTCATGAAACAGTGGAAGGCCCAgctgggctcaggcctggggTCAGGCCCCATGGCCCTGGAGCGGAATCTGTCAGACCTGCAGCTGCAAGCAGCCGTGGAGGTGACTGGGGACCTGGAGGTGGACTGCTACCGGGCACCCTGCTCTGAGAGCCAGGAGGAGTTGGCCCTGCAGCACTTCATGAAGGAGAAGCTCCTGGCTGACCTGGAGGGGAAGCTGCGCGTGTTTGAGAATATTGTCGCCGTCCTCAACAAGGAGGTAGAGGCCTCCcacctggccctggctgcctccaTCCAGCAGAGCCAGCTGGACCGCGAGCTCATCCTAAGCTTGGAACAGAGG GTGGCGGATTTGCATCAGACACTGGCCCAGAAAGACCAGGCCCTGGGCAAGCTGGAGCAGAGCCTGCGCCTCATGGAGGAGGCCTCCTTCGATGGCACCTTCCTGTGGAAGATCACCAACGTCACCCGGCGGTGCCACGAGTCGGCCTGCGGCAGGACCGTCAGCCTCTTCTCTCCAG CTTTCTACACTGCCAAGTACGGCTACAAGTTGTGCCTGAGGCTCTACTTGAATGGCGACGGGACGGGAAAGAGGACCCACCTGTCGCTCTTCATCGTGATCATGAAAGGGGAGTATGATGCTCTGCTGCCGTGGCCTTTCCGGAACAAG GTCACCTTCATGCTCCTGGACCAGAACAACCGTGAGCACGCCATTGATGCCTTCCGGCCCGACCTGAGCTCAGTGTCCTTCCAACGGCCCCAGAGTGAAACCAACGTGGCCAGCGGCTGCCCGCTCTTCTTCCCTCTCAGCAGGCTGCAGTCGCCCAAGCACGCCTACGTGAAGGACGACACCATGTTCCTCAAGTGCATCGTGGAGACAAGTGCTTAG